Proteins found in one Rhodobacter capsulatus SB 1003 genomic segment:
- a CDS encoding AAA family ATPase, with translation MNQVTPTLPNTSPPIASAAAVPQTDPATARMTIPRDLPWGDARTPLFEDEELRSLLDRAEIYLREGIAIHFRGPAGVGKTTLALHLAQRFARPVTFFVGNDWLGRADIFGRDLGETVSTVQDHYISSVRRAERKSRIDWQEAPLARAMRDGHVLVYDEFSRSRPEANAALLSVIEEGVLPLSDPAAGRSHIVAHPDFRVILTSNPRDYVGVQAVPDALLDRMITFSLDGMSFETEVGIVATAARTDPADARAICALIHLLRAEKPGTMEISMRSGIMIARLARAAGVAPDPADPVFVQICADVLGTRMRGSDIDDVMALLLRPDPAPAACAGGAR, from the coding sequence GTGAACCAGGTCACGCCCACATTGCCCAACACGTCGCCCCCGATTGCCAGCGCCGCCGCGGTGCCGCAGACGGATCCTGCGACGGCACGCATGACGATCCCGCGGGACCTGCCCTGGGGCGATGCGCGCACGCCGCTTTTTGAAGACGAGGAGTTGCGATCGCTGCTTGATCGCGCGGAAATCTACCTGCGCGAGGGGATCGCCATTCATTTCCGCGGTCCGGCCGGGGTCGGCAAGACCACGCTGGCGCTGCATCTGGCGCAACGCTTCGCCCGTCCGGTGACCTTTTTCGTCGGCAACGACTGGCTTGGCCGCGCCGACATCTTCGGCCGCGATCTGGGCGAAACCGTCTCGACGGTGCAGGACCATTACATTTCCTCGGTGCGCCGCGCCGAGCGCAAGAGCCGGATCGACTGGCAGGAGGCGCCGCTTGCCCGCGCCATGCGCGACGGCCATGTCCTTGTCTATGACGAGTTTTCGCGCTCCCGCCCCGAGGCGAACGCGGCCCTTCTGTCGGTGATCGAAGAGGGGGTTCTGCCGCTTTCCGACCCCGCCGCGGGGCGCAGCCACATCGTCGCGCATCCCGACTTTCGCGTCATCCTCACCTCCAATCCGCGCGATTACGTGGGGGTGCAGGCGGTGCCCGATGCGCTTTTGGACCGGATGATCACCTTTTCGCTTGACGGGATGTCGTTTGAAACCGAGGTCGGGATCGTGGCCACAGCTGCGCGCACAGATCCGGCGGATGCCCGCGCCATCTGTGCGCTGATCCACCTGTTGCGGGCCGAAAAGCCCGGCACGATGGAGATTTCAATGCGCTCGGGCATCATGATCGCGCGGCTGGCCCGGGCGGCCGGTGTCGCGCCCGATCCCGCCGATCCGGTCTTCGTGCAGATCTGCGCCGATGTTCTGGGCACGCGGATGCGCGGCAGCGATATCGACGATGTCATGGCGCTGCTGTTGC